A single window of Rhipicephalus microplus isolate Deutch F79 chromosome 5, USDA_Rmic, whole genome shotgun sequence DNA harbors:
- the LOC119174319 gene encoding sulfotransferase ssu-1 isoform X1: protein MTPFLVHSPQATAAVHRSWAESEGTMTTDTGNKLKPIFQLIDGIKIPLGFDSDKLRSALKYQASSGDIFIDTFPKCGTNWTKRIAELLIGGNDVASQKDGYGLATTFFEMVGKETIAALPEPRIVTTHLEYQLVPKHPSAKYIYVVRNPKDCCVSFFHHTKKTKAYNFERGTFEDYLQLFIKGETSFGDYFAHLVSWYPHINEPNVLFLTYEGMKKDPAAAVLRIAKFLDVRDAELLDSNSNRFKEIVRDSSIDAMKEHYNASYQKALGGNGVDQWIERKDYPLSRAPPPPDVMVRKGIIGDWRNLFTADQSRRIEQAFVEKCGHVVDHRKIWNPEDWMDNVA from the exons GCGGAATCCGAAGGCACTATGACCACAGATACCGGCAACAAACTTAAGCCCATCTTCCAGTTAATTGACGGCATCAAGATACCACTCGGCTTTGACAGTGACAAACTACGCTCGGCGCTCAAGTACCAGGCCTCGAGTGGCGACATCTTCATTGACACGTTCCCAAAGTGTGGCACCAACTGGACCAAGCGCATTGCTGAATTGCTGATCGGTGGCAATGATGTCGCGTCTCAAAAGGATGGTTACGGCCTGGCGACCACCTTCTTCGAGATGGTCGGCAAGGAGACCATAGCGGCCCTACCGGAACCGAGGATTGTGACCACGCACCTGGAATATCAGCTCGTGCCGAAGCATCCAAGTGCGAA GTACATCTACGTAGTGCGGAACCCCAAGGACTGCTGCGTGTCCTTTTTCCACCACACGAAGAAGACCAAGGCGTACAACTTCGAGCGAGGCACGTTCGAGGACTACCTACAGCTGTTCATCAAGGGCGAGACGAGCTTCGGCGACTACTTCGCGCACCTGGTCTCGTGGTATCCCCACATAAACGAACCGAACGTGCTCTTCCTCACCTACGAGGGAATGAAGAAGGACCCGGCGGCCGCCGTGCTCAGGATTGCCAAGTTCCTGGACGTTCGCGACGCTGAACTCCTCGACTCGAACTCAAATCG GTTCAAGGAGATCGTGAGAGACAGCAGCATCGATGCCATGAAGGAGCACTACAACGCGAGCTACCAGAAGGCCCTGGGAGGCAACGGCGTCGATCAATGGATCGAGAGGAAGGACTACCCGCTGTCCCGCGCTCCTCCACCGCCCGACGTCATGGTGCGCAAGGGCATCATCGGCGACTGGCGCAACCTCTTCACGGCCGACCAGTCGCGGCGCATAGAGCAAGCCTTCGTAGAGAAGTGTGGTCACGTGGTCGACCACAGGAAAATCTGGAACCCGGAGGACTGGATGGATAACGTGGCGTGA
- the LOC119174319 gene encoding sulfotransferase ssu-1 isoform X2 codes for MTTDTGNKLKPIFQLIDGIKIPLGFDSDKLRSALKYQASSGDIFIDTFPKCGTNWTKRIAELLIGGNDVASQKDGYGLATTFFEMVGKETIAALPEPRIVTTHLEYQLVPKHPSAKYIYVVRNPKDCCVSFFHHTKKTKAYNFERGTFEDYLQLFIKGETSFGDYFAHLVSWYPHINEPNVLFLTYEGMKKDPAAAVLRIAKFLDVRDAELLDSNSNRFKEIVRDSSIDAMKEHYNASYQKALGGNGVDQWIERKDYPLSRAPPPPDVMVRKGIIGDWRNLFTADQSRRIEQAFVEKCGHVVDHRKIWNPEDWMDNVA; via the exons ATGACCACAGATACCGGCAACAAACTTAAGCCCATCTTCCAGTTAATTGACGGCATCAAGATACCACTCGGCTTTGACAGTGACAAACTACGCTCGGCGCTCAAGTACCAGGCCTCGAGTGGCGACATCTTCATTGACACGTTCCCAAAGTGTGGCACCAACTGGACCAAGCGCATTGCTGAATTGCTGATCGGTGGCAATGATGTCGCGTCTCAAAAGGATGGTTACGGCCTGGCGACCACCTTCTTCGAGATGGTCGGCAAGGAGACCATAGCGGCCCTACCGGAACCGAGGATTGTGACCACGCACCTGGAATATCAGCTCGTGCCGAAGCATCCAAGTGCGAA GTACATCTACGTAGTGCGGAACCCCAAGGACTGCTGCGTGTCCTTTTTCCACCACACGAAGAAGACCAAGGCGTACAACTTCGAGCGAGGCACGTTCGAGGACTACCTACAGCTGTTCATCAAGGGCGAGACGAGCTTCGGCGACTACTTCGCGCACCTGGTCTCGTGGTATCCCCACATAAACGAACCGAACGTGCTCTTCCTCACCTACGAGGGAATGAAGAAGGACCCGGCGGCCGCCGTGCTCAGGATTGCCAAGTTCCTGGACGTTCGCGACGCTGAACTCCTCGACTCGAACTCAAATCG GTTCAAGGAGATCGTGAGAGACAGCAGCATCGATGCCATGAAGGAGCACTACAACGCGAGCTACCAGAAGGCCCTGGGAGGCAACGGCGTCGATCAATGGATCGAGAGGAAGGACTACCCGCTGTCCCGCGCTCCTCCACCGCCCGACGTCATGGTGCGCAAGGGCATCATCGGCGACTGGCGCAACCTCTTCACGGCCGACCAGTCGCGGCGCATAGAGCAAGCCTTCGTAGAGAAGTGTGGTCACGTGGTCGACCACAGGAAAATCTGGAACCCGGAGGACTGGATGGATAACGTGGCGTGA
- the LOC119174318 gene encoding sulfotransferase ssu-1 produces MAVTEEDPNLRPRYVDFDGYRLSCAFHADLLKSALEYKPGSDDVFVVTYPKCGTTWVQHIAYLIYNDGEKPKDGLDFLKNSPFLEMTGVGCLKTMKRPGIIKSHLPYSMMPMSPEAKYVYVCRNSKDCVTSFYYHTRGFPGYDFTRGAFSTFFDIFCEGQTDFGDYFDHVLGWYEHRNDPNVLFLHYEDMKAQPRENVLRIAKFLGQSYYERLQEDAPYLENVLRYSDVSAMKQYTNDSLVQFFSKPLKTEGGEVPEGLQLFHKVTHDQPGDAKLVRKGIVGDWKSHLTPEMNERLNRKIYEKLVGTEFIEVWKRYGVI; encoded by the exons ATGGCTGTCACCGAAGAGgacccgaacctgcgacctcgcTACGTCGACTTCGACGGCTACCGACTTTCCTGCGCGTTCCACGCCGACCTGCTTAAGTCGGCGCTGGAGTACAAGCCTGGCTCGGACGACGTGTTCGTTGTCACGTATCCAAAGTGCGGCACGACGTGGGTGCAGCACATCGCCTACCTGATCTACAACGACGGCGAGAAACCGAAGGACGGCTTGGACTTTCTCAAGAACAGCCCGTTTCTCGAGATGACCGGAGTCGGCTGCTTGAAGACCATGAAGAGGCCCGGGATCATCAAGTCCCACCTCCCGTACTCCATGATGCCCATGTCTCCCGAGGCGAAGTACGTCTACGTGTGCCGCAACTCCAAGGACTGCGTGACGTCCTTCTACTATCACACCAGAGGATTCCCGGGGTACGACTTCACCCGTGGTGCGTTCTCGACGTTCTTCGACATCTTCTGCGAGGGCCAGACGGACTTCGGCGACTACTTCGATCACGTCCTGGGTTGGTACGAGCACCGAAACGACCCAAACGTTCTCTTCTTGCACTACGAGGACATGAAGGCACAACCACGGGAGAACGTGCTCAGAATCGCCAAGTTCCTGGGCCAGTCGTATTACGAAAGGCTGCAGGAGGACGCCCCATACCTCGAGAATGTGCTCAG GTACAGCGACGTATCTGCCATGAAGCAATACACCAACGACTCTCTCGTACAGTTCTTCTCGAAGCCCTTGAAAACCGAAGGTGGAGAAGTTCCCGAAGGCCTGCAGCTGTTCCACAAGGTCACGCACGACCAACCCGGTGATGCCAAGCTGGTCCGCAAGGGAATCGTGGGTGATTGGAAGTCGCACCTCACGCCTGAAATGAACGAGAGGCTAAACAGAAAGATCTACGAGAAGCTCGTGGGCACGGAGTTCATCGAGGTCTGGAAACGATACGGTGTCATATGA
- the LOC119174317 gene encoding sulfotransferase 4A1, which yields MEDERVLPLYESISGLRLANFYPPYAVASGLQYKAKDGDVFLVTYPQCGTLWMQQILYVLLHDGSSPKDAASLFGTFPLLELEGSEAVEDAPRPRVITSHLPYDFIPKSLRAKYIVLVRDPRDVCAGMYRRLRTYPAYEFNDGQLSDFLDLFCGDAVDYQGYFTHLRSWYDHRDDTNVFWLTYEELHSHFQDTVKRLSAFLGVEHKLFKSRSVFKKCQEKSTVSYMKSKTNKYMEEFLYIPFENLAADMRYSEGVKSFHASVQCAGFLDAMSSVRCVRSGKVGSWKDVITADDAKRVVHRTEQIGRDVANAVLYNR from the coding sequence ATGGAAGACGAGCGCGTGTTACCGCTCTACGAGTCTATCTCTGGACTCCGGCTCGCCAACTTCTACCCACCATACGCGGTCGCCTCGGGCCTTCAGTACAAGGCCAAGGACGGTGACGTCTTCCTCGTCACTTATCCCCAGTGTGGCACGCTGTGGATGCAGCAGATTCTCTACGTTCTGCTGCACGATGGGTCTTCACCCAAGGACGCCGCGAGCCTCTTCGGGACCTTTCCTTTGCTCGAGCTAGAGGGATCCGAAGCCGTAGAAGACGCCCCCAGGCCGCGGGTAATCACGTCGCATCTTCCGTACGACTTCATCCCGAAGTCCTTGCGGGCTAAGTACATCGTGCTCGTGCGCGACCCTCGCGACGTCTGCGCGGGCATGTATCGGCGTCTCCGAACGTACCCCGCATACGAGTTCAACGACGGCCAGTTGAGCGACTTCTTGGACctcttctgtggtgacgccgtCGACTACCAGGGATACTTCACCCACTTGAGGTCCTGGTATGATCACCGGGATGACACCAACGTGTTCTGGCTGACCTACGAGGAACTGCATTCCCACTTTCAAGACACCGTGAAACGCCTGTCAGCGTTCCTGGGGGTGGAACACAAGCTGTTCAAGAGCAGAAGCGTGTTCAAAAAGTGCCAGGAGAAGAGCACGGTGTCTTACATGAAGTCGAAAACCAACAAATACATGGAAGAGTTTCTGTACATCCCGTTCGAGAACCTGGCGGCGGATATGAGGTACTCCGAAGGGGTCAAGTCCTTCCACGCATCGGTGCAGTGTGCAGGGTTCTTGGACGCAATGTCTAGTGTCCGCTGTGTGCGTAGCGGTAAAGTAGGCTCCTGGAAAGATGTCATCACAGCCGATGATGCCAAGAGAGTGGTTCACCGAACGGAACAGATAGGTCGTGACGTGGCGAACGCTGTCTTGTACAACAGGTGA